In Methanoculleus sp. SDB, a single genomic region encodes these proteins:
- a CDS encoding mannose-1-phosphate guanyltransferase: MKVCIMCGGEGTRLRPLTFERPKPCIPIVNRPSLQHLVCHLSNLGFNDVILTLGYKGDAIREALGDGSLFGVDITYVHEAIKLGTAGSVKNAQQYLDGQPFLVVGGDHITNIDLLAFYRDHIQRGAMVSIGLVSIDDPSEYGIAEIDVDYQIKRFKEKPAPGEIFSNLASTGMYVCDPGMFDFIPPQTQFDFAQDLFPLLLDGGHSLKGWLARGHWTDVGSPRFLRQAERWKLQELSYTSISGDFTVKGAHIAGPVQLGSSITIGRNSRVIGPVSIGEGTIIEENVLIGPYTSIGDHCVIRHDAKIFSSSVYNGVHVGIGSTISGSIIDNDAYIGNGCSVENDTVIGPRATLKARSIIHSGTRIWPEAVTDEGGIVKEHILNPAYESDHSGS; this comes from the coding sequence ATGAAAGTCTGCATCATGTGCGGGGGGGAGGGTACCCGCCTGCGGCCACTTACTTTTGAACGTCCCAAGCCCTGCATTCCGATTGTGAACAGGCCATCGCTCCAGCATCTCGTCTGCCATTTATCGAACCTGGGGTTCAATGACGTGATCCTCACCCTCGGGTACAAAGGGGACGCGATCCGCGAAGCACTCGGTGACGGGTCGCTCTTCGGTGTGGACATCACCTACGTGCACGAGGCGATCAAACTCGGCACCGCCGGCAGCGTGAAAAACGCCCAGCAGTATCTCGACGGGCAGCCCTTCCTTGTCGTGGGCGGCGATCACATCACGAATATCGATCTGCTGGCATTCTACCGCGATCATATACAGCGCGGCGCGATGGTTTCGATAGGCCTTGTAAGCATCGACGACCCCTCCGAATACGGGATTGCCGAGATTGATGTCGATTACCAGATAAAACGATTCAAGGAGAAGCCCGCTCCCGGTGAAATATTCAGTAATCTGGCAAGTACCGGGATGTATGTATGTGATCCCGGCATGTTCGATTTCATCCCCCCGCAGACGCAGTTCGACTTTGCGCAGGATCTTTTTCCCCTGTTGCTCGATGGAGGGCATTCCCTCAAGGGCTGGCTTGCCCGCGGTCACTGGACGGATGTCGGAAGCCCGCGTTTTCTGCGACAGGCGGAGCGGTGGAAGCTGCAGGAACTTTCGTACACGAGCATCAGCGGTGATTTCACGGTGAAAGGGGCACACATCGCAGGGCCGGTCCAGCTGGGCAGTTCGATCACGATCGGCCGGAATTCGAGGGTTATCGGCCCTGTGTCAATCGGAGAGGGGACCATTATCGAGGAGAACGTGCTTATCGGCCCCTATACAAGCATCGGTGATCACTGCGTAATCCGCCACGATGCAAAGATTTTCTCCTCATCCGTCTATAATGGCGTGCATGTCGGAATCGGCTCGACAATTTCGGGCAGCATCATCGATAATGATGCGTATATCGGAAATGGCTGCAGCGTGGAGAACGATACGGTCATCGGTCCGCGGGCGACCCTGAAAGCACGATCCATCATTCATTCGGGAACACGGATATGGCCCGAGGCGGTCACCGATGAGGGCGGGATTGTAAAAGAGCATATTCTCAATCCGGCGTACGAATCCGATCACTCGGGCTCCTGA
- a CDS encoding type II secretion system protein E, whose translation MAMRLSFTVDSDVIDMIDTYAKTNSIKREKAILDLIEAGITHMQEGGKLKNEPKRSFEEFSLMKRDVEDLKAVLQDMQNELHLMHHILEDDLLREAGGIPFQNRRWWEFWKV comes from the coding sequence ATGGCGATGCGGTTATCATTCACTGTTGATTCCGACGTGATCGATATGATCGACACGTACGCTAAGACAAACTCGATAAAGCGGGAAAAGGCGATTCTGGATCTGATTGAGGCGGGTATTACCCATATGCAGGAAGGGGGAAAACTGAAAAATGAGCCGAAACGCTCATTTGAGGAGTTCTCTCTCATGAAGCGGGATGTCGAGGATCTCAAAGCAGTCCTGCAGGATATGCAGAATGAGCTCCACCTGATGCATCATATTCTCGAAGATGATCTTCTTCGGGAGGCGGGAGGTATCCCGTTCCAGAACAGACGCTGGTGGGAGTTCTGGAAAGTGTGA
- a CDS encoding cobalamin biosynthesis protein CobQ → MSLIVLGTASHVGKSVTVAAICRWLANHSISVAPFKSQNMSLNSYVTPDGSEIGIAQAMQAFAARTEPGADMNPVLLKPKGDRTSQVVLLGKPYRDVQINEYYTETRTLLAEVLGAFRRLESRYGNIVVEGAGGAAELNLYDRDIANILLARELKLPIVLVGDIERGGIFAQLIGTYNLLPDDVRSLVIGFIVNKFRGDPALFDGGVRNIEERTGLPVLGVVPYTDIPLPSEDSLSLGDKKQNFRDVRIAVIRLPRISNFTDFELLERHASVEYVVPGSSLADFDCIIIPGTKNTIDDLEAIFASGSDRDIISARKRGVPVIGICGGYQMLGTEIHDSGIESGSGVYRGLGLLDVVTTFDAYRKTTVQITTRGMPVPPILSEIGEITGYEIHMGETCADSMMKAFEQGGAVSDDGLVFGTYLHGLFLNRSAADALLGYLHARRGLPFEGVGGDPGHFSTQTDGTALQPYDALAAHYDAYVDMEYLASFFTATQPDT, encoded by the coding sequence ATGTCACTGATTGTTCTGGGCACGGCATCACATGTCGGAAAAAGCGTGACGGTGGCTGCGATCTGCCGATGGCTTGCGAACCATTCGATTTCCGTCGCACCGTTCAAGTCCCAGAATATGAGCCTGAACTCCTACGTGACGCCGGACGGGAGTGAAATCGGCATCGCACAGGCAATGCAGGCCTTTGCTGCACGCACCGAGCCGGGTGCCGATATGAATCCCGTCCTCCTGAAGCCCAAAGGCGACCGGACATCCCAGGTGGTGCTCCTCGGAAAGCCCTACCGTGATGTACAGATCAATGAGTATTATACGGAAACGCGGACGCTGCTTGCCGAGGTGCTCGGGGCGTTCCGGCGCCTTGAAAGCAGGTACGGAAATATTGTCGTGGAGGGTGCGGGCGGTGCCGCCGAACTGAACCTCTATGACCGCGATATCGCGAACATTCTTCTCGCACGGGAACTAAAGCTGCCAATCGTTCTTGTCGGAGACATCGAAAGGGGCGGTATATTTGCCCAGCTTATCGGTACGTACAATCTCCTGCCTGACGATGTGCGGTCGCTTGTGATCGGTTTTATCGTGAATAAATTCCGGGGCGATCCCGCTCTTTTTGATGGTGGTGTCCGGAATATCGAGGAGCGGACCGGTCTTCCCGTCCTCGGTGTTGTGCCGTATACAGATATCCCGCTTCCGAGCGAGGACTCACTTTCTCTGGGTGATAAAAAACAGAATTTCCGGGATGTCAGGATTGCGGTCATTCGCCTGCCGCGAATTTCTAATTTTACCGATTTCGAATTGCTCGAGCGTCATGCCTCAGTCGAGTATGTAGTCCCCGGATCCTCGCTTGCGGACTTTGATTGTATCATTATCCCCGGAACCAAGAACACCATCGATGATCTGGAAGCGATCTTCGCTTCGGGATCGGACCGTGACATCATCTCTGCCCGGAAGCGTGGCGTACCGGTGATCGGAATATGCGGCGGGTACCAGATGCTCGGAACGGAAATTCACGATTCCGGAATTGAGTCGGGGAGTGGTGTGTACAGGGGGCTTGGGCTGCTCGATGTTGTGACGACGTTTGACGCCTACAGGAAAACAACGGTGCAGATTACGACACGCGGGATGCCGGTTCCTCCTATCCTCTCGGAAATCGGGGAGATAACGGGGTACGAAATCCATATGGGGGAGACGTGTGCGGATTCCATGATGAAAGCATTTGAGCAGGGCGGGGCCGTATCGGATGACGGGCTGGTCTTCGGAACCTACCTCCACGGTCTCTTTCTCAACAGGAGTGCCGCGGACGCGCTTCTGGGCTATCTTCATGCGCGAAGAGGACTGCCGTTTGAGGGTGTCGGCGGGGACCCCGGACATTTTTCCACGCAGACAGATGGCACGGCCCTGCAGCCCTACGACGCCCTCGCGGCACATTATGATGCATATGTTGATATGGAATACCTTGCATCCTTTTTTACGGCCACACAGCCCGATACATGA
- a CDS encoding ribonucleoside-diphosphate reductase, which translates to MQFSPQALMLLQDRYLLPGEKPHQLFTRVAGALRSDTLSRDFTYVMEELLFLPNSPTLMNAGTKSGQLSACFVLPIQDSIGSIFETLGHMALIHQSGGGTGFSFSRIRPAGDIVDGACGVASGPVSFIRVFDAATAAVRQGGKRRGANMGVLASSHPDIMEFINCKRREGLDNFNISVGYDTEFFRCLSSDKPYALINPRDGQVHDEIAAATLWDAVADAAWACGDPGILFLDEINRKNTLPRYDSFEATNPCGEQPLFSYESCNLGSVNLAGCVRKGDIDMDLLRYIVRTGVSFLDSVIDVNRFPLPEIRERTLETRKIGLGVMGLADMFIGLDMPYESAEALVLAEQLMTFIEEESRAMSAELGEWKGSFPAIDRSIFTGDMRNATVTTVAPTGSLHLIAGTSSGIEPLFSLAYEREIADHTVAFMHPAVEKAIGSDRASLPSDLLSKVRRTGSLQHLPLSEHTKDLLKTAPEIDPAHHVRMQAAIQRHTDNAVSKTINLPESATVADVKKVFGLARALACKGITIYRYNSKSSQALRQGCDICSISR; encoded by the coding sequence ATGCAATTCAGCCCCCAGGCCCTGATGCTGCTCCAGGACAGGTATCTGCTCCCCGGAGAAAAACCCCACCAGCTTTTCACCCGTGTTGCCGGGGCTCTCCGGTCTGATACACTCAGCCGCGATTTTACCTACGTCATGGAAGAACTGCTCTTTCTGCCGAACTCTCCCACGCTGATGAATGCGGGAACAAAATCGGGACAGCTCTCGGCATGCTTCGTGCTCCCCATTCAGGATTCCATCGGGAGCATATTTGAGACGCTGGGGCACATGGCCCTCATACACCAGAGCGGCGGTGGAACGGGATTTTCCTTCTCCCGCATCCGACCTGCGGGAGATATCGTGGACGGTGCCTGCGGTGTCGCAAGCGGTCCGGTGTCATTCATCCGTGTCTTTGATGCGGCAACGGCTGCCGTCCGGCAGGGAGGGAAACGGAGGGGAGCGAACATGGGGGTGCTGGCAAGTTCCCATCCCGACATCATGGAATTTATCAACTGCAAACGGAGGGAGGGTCTTGATAACTTTAACATCTCGGTGGGCTATGATACTGAATTTTTCCGGTGTCTCTCATCCGACAAACCCTACGCACTGATAAATCCCCGCGACGGACAGGTGCATGATGAGATCGCTGCCGCAACGCTCTGGGATGCTGTTGCTGATGCGGCATGGGCGTGCGGCGATCCCGGAATTCTCTTTCTTGATGAGATCAACCGGAAAAACACACTTCCGCGGTATGATTCCTTTGAGGCGACGAATCCCTGCGGCGAGCAGCCGCTCTTTTCCTACGAAAGCTGCAACCTCGGGAGTGTGAACCTTGCAGGATGCGTGCGGAAGGGTGACATCGACATGGATCTTCTGCGGTACATTGTCCGGACGGGTGTTTCGTTCCTCGACTCGGTCATCGATGTCAACCGGTTTCCGCTCCCGGAGATCCGGGAACGCACGCTTGAGACAAGAAAAATCGGGCTGGGCGTTATGGGACTTGCCGATATGTTTATCGGGCTTGACATGCCCTACGAGTCCGCAGAAGCGCTTGTACTCGCAGAACAGCTCATGACGTTCATAGAAGAAGAATCACGGGCAATGTCCGCGGAACTGGGCGAGTGGAAGGGATCGTTTCCCGCAATCGACCGGAGCATCTTTACCGGGGATATGCGCAATGCAACGGTCACCACCGTGGCGCCGACCGGGTCCCTCCACCTGATTGCAGGAACCAGCAGCGGCATAGAGCCGCTCTTTTCTCTCGCGTATGAACGTGAAATCGCGGATCACACTGTTGCGTTCATGCATCCGGCCGTCGAAAAGGCAATCGGTTCGGACCGCGCATCACTTCCCTCCGACCTGCTCAGTAAGGTACGCCGGACAGGAAGCCTGCAACACCTCCCCCTTTCGGAGCATACGAAGGATCTCCTGAAAACCGCTCCCGAGATCGATCCTGCCCACCATGTACGGATGCAGGCGGCGATACAGCGGCATACGGATAATGCAGTCTCAAAAACCATTAACCTCCCCGAATCGGCCACCGTTGCAGATGTGAAAAAAGTATTCGGTCTTGCCCGGGCTCTTGCATGCAAGGGAATCACCATCTACCGGTATAACAGCAAAAGCTCGCAGGCGCTCCGCCAGGGATGTGATATATGCAGTATTAGCCGCTGA